Within the Mucilaginibacter sp. CSA2-8R genome, the region ATGGCGATGATCAGAAAACGTATTAAAAACATTCGATGAAAATTTGCTACAAATATAAGTTTATAACGGAAAAAAGGTTTGTTTATGACAAAAGCTCTGTTAGTAACTGGTCATAATTCGGGATGAATGTTCTCAAAGATGATGTCTAAGTCCAGTACAAAGTCTGGCAAAACGGGAGTAGTCACTTCATCGCCTACCGTCATTAATCTCGAAGCCTGGTAGCGGCCGGCGTCAGTAAGTGTATACTGCAAAAAGGTCTTATCCTGCGGCGACACAATCCAATACTCTTTTACGCACGATTCTTCATAAACATCATATTTGTTACGCAATTCTTTTTTGTTGTTGCCCGGAGATAAAATTTCAATCACAATATCTGGAGCGCCGGTGCAGCCCTTGTTGTCAATTTTTCCGGCATCGCAAACCACCAAAATATCCGGTTGTACCACGGTATATATTTCCTTGTTGTAACCGGATGGGATGTTTTGAGGTAGCCTGACATCAAAAGGAGCAGAAAACGCCTGGCAAGGTTTGCCTTTCAAATAGTTATATAACTCGCCCGATAT harbors:
- a CDS encoding Uma2 family endonuclease — encoded protein: MQLSDLDLNKTYTYADYLQWTFEERLELIKGKIFKMTPAPAPMHQKISWNISGELYNYLKGKPCQAFSAPFDVRLPQNIPSGYNKEIYTVVQPDILVVCDAGKIDNKGCTGAPDIVIEILSPGNNKKELRNKYDVYEESCVKEYWIVSPQDKTFLQYTLTDAGRYQASRLMTVGDEVTTPVLPDFVLDLDIIFENIHPEL